The following are encoded together in the Gordonia insulae genome:
- a CDS encoding Lrp/AsnC family transcriptional regulator produces the protein MAGQPKDVRASDLALDDTDRTLLRLLQTDARMPNSELAARAGIAASTCHGRVRRLTELGVIRGFFADVDPAAVGRPLRAMVAVSLQAEARGEIRRFVGEIAQHDAVIDVFFLAGADDYMLHVATADTEALRQFVESLNARREVAGTTTSLVFEHRRGDAPIY, from the coding sequence ATGGCCGGTCAGCCGAAGGATGTTCGGGCGTCGGATCTCGCGCTCGACGACACCGATCGGACTCTGCTGCGGTTGCTGCAGACCGATGCGCGGATGCCCAACAGCGAACTCGCGGCGCGGGCCGGTATCGCGGCCTCCACCTGCCACGGTCGGGTGCGGCGGCTGACCGAACTCGGTGTCATCCGCGGCTTCTTCGCCGATGTCGACCCGGCCGCGGTCGGTCGACCGCTGCGTGCCATGGTCGCGGTCAGTCTGCAGGCGGAGGCGCGCGGGGAGATCCGACGTTTCGTCGGGGAGATCGCCCAGCACGATGCCGTGATCGACGTCTTCTTCCTCGCCGGGGCGGACGACTACATGCTGCACGTGGCCACCGCGGACACCGAGGCGCTTCGACAGTTCGTCGAGTCGCTCAACGCCAGGCGCGAGGTCGCCGGGACAACGACCTCCCTGGTGTTCGAACACCGTCGGGGCGACGCGCCGATCTACTGA
- the dapB gene encoding 4-hydroxy-tetrahydrodipicolinate reductase: protein MSGDIRVGVLGSAGKVGQAIVAAVEADDDLTYSVGVDKGDPLESFTDSETTVVVDFTHPSVVMDNLRFLIHNGIHAVVGTTGFTDERLDTVRGWLAENPGVGVLIAPNFAIGAVLSMRFAAQAARFYDSVEVIELHHPHKADAPSGTAYRTAAMIARARAEAGVGPSPDATTEELDGARGAVVDGVHVHSVRLAGLVAHQEVLLGTEGETLTIRHDSLDRTSFAPGVLLGVREIGDRPGLTVGLDELMDL, encoded by the coding sequence ATGTCAGGTGATATCCGGGTCGGTGTACTCGGCAGTGCGGGCAAGGTCGGGCAGGCGATCGTCGCGGCGGTCGAGGCCGACGACGATCTGACCTACTCGGTCGGGGTCGACAAAGGCGACCCGCTCGAGTCGTTCACCGACTCCGAGACCACCGTCGTCGTCGATTTCACGCATCCGAGTGTGGTGATGGACAACCTGCGGTTCCTGATCCACAACGGGATCCATGCAGTGGTCGGGACGACCGGGTTCACCGACGAGCGCCTCGACACCGTACGTGGGTGGCTGGCCGAGAACCCGGGCGTCGGGGTTCTGATCGCGCCGAACTTCGCCATCGGGGCCGTGCTGTCGATGCGGTTCGCCGCTCAGGCCGCGCGATTCTACGACTCGGTCGAGGTCATCGAACTCCATCATCCGCACAAGGCCGACGCGCCGTCCGGCACGGCCTACCGGACCGCGGCGATGATCGCGCGGGCGCGTGCCGAGGCCGGTGTCGGGCCGAGTCCCGACGCGACCACCGAGGAACTCGACGGTGCCCGCGGCGCCGTGGTCGATGGTGTGCACGTGCATTCGGTCCGACTGGCCGGGCTGGTCGCCCATCAGGAGGTGCTGCTGGGCACCGAGGGCGAGACGTTGACGATCCGGCACGATTCGTTGGACCGCACGTCCTTCGCGCCCGGGGTGCTGTTGGGTGTCCGGGAGATCGGCGATCGCCCGGGACTCACGGTGGGTCTCGACGAGCTGATGGACCTCTGA
- a CDS encoding NRDE family protein — protein sequence MCLIVVAWNAHPEYRLVVAANRDEFHRRKTRALSRWSDVPIVGGRDGLAGGTWMGVNADDPSRVAMVTNVRDGRRPVADGRRSRGALPVEFLVGTDTPDRFAHRLDADDGDYAPVNLLVADDHQLWWATNWPEHGVRQVSDGVHAVSNGALDSNWPKVIESVAGMERLIAADPAGGSVEPYLDLLADRRRAPDDRLPDTGVPLDRERDLSPIFIDMRGYGTRASTVLRVGRDGHGDITERRFTYRGRPLGTTTIGF from the coding sequence GTGTGTCTCATCGTCGTCGCGTGGAATGCGCACCCCGAGTACCGTCTCGTGGTCGCGGCGAACCGCGACGAGTTCCACCGCCGCAAGACACGGGCACTCTCGCGATGGTCCGACGTCCCGATCGTCGGCGGGCGTGACGGTCTCGCCGGCGGTACCTGGATGGGGGTGAACGCCGACGATCCGTCGCGGGTCGCGATGGTGACGAATGTGCGGGATGGGCGCCGGCCGGTGGCCGATGGTCGGCGGTCACGCGGTGCGTTGCCGGTGGAGTTCCTCGTCGGCACCGATACCCCGGACCGGTTCGCGCACCGTCTGGACGCCGACGACGGGGATTATGCGCCGGTGAATCTACTGGTCGCCGACGATCATCAGCTCTGGTGGGCGACCAACTGGCCGGAGCACGGTGTCCGGCAGGTGTCCGACGGTGTCCACGCGGTCTCGAACGGGGCCTTGGACAGCAACTGGCCCAAGGTCATCGAGAGCGTCGCCGGGATGGAGCGGCTGATCGCCGCCGACCCGGCAGGTGGGTCGGTGGAGCCCTACCTGGATCTGCTCGCCGACCGTCGACGAGCACCCGACGATCGCCTTCCCGACACGGGCGTGCCCCTCGATCGTGAGCGTGACCTGTCGCCGATCTTCATCGACATGCGTGGCTACGGAACGCGGGCATCGACGGTGCTGCGGGTCGGTCGCGACGGCCACGGCGACATCACCGAGCGCCGCTTCACCTACCGCGGTCGGCCGCTCGGCACGACGACGATCGGGTTCTGA
- the ald gene encoding alanine dehydrogenase, whose amino-acid sequence MRVGIPTEIKNNEYRVAITPAGVAELHHRGHEVVIQAGAGEGSAIHDNDFKEAGAQILSTAEQVWEQADLLLKVKEPIAAEYPLLRDGQTLFTYLHLAASRPCTEALLESRTTSIAYETVRAADGSLPLLAPMSEVAGRLAPQVGAYHLMRSEGGRGVLMGGVPGTEPANVVVIGGGVSGVNAATIAVGMGAQVTVFDVDIAKLRAVDARFAGRVHTRYSTTLALAEAVREADLVIGAVLVPGAKAPVLVSNSLVAQMKPGAVLVDIAIDQGGCFEDSRATTHDDPTFTVHDTVFYCVANMPGTVARTSTLALTGATLPYVLRLADQGWEQACRADATLAAGLSTHDGALFTPEVGAALDIPVAASRF is encoded by the coding sequence ATGCGCGTCGGAATCCCCACCGAGATCAAGAACAACGAGTACCGCGTCGCCATCACCCCGGCCGGCGTCGCCGAGCTGCACCATCGCGGTCACGAAGTCGTCATCCAGGCCGGCGCGGGCGAGGGCTCCGCCATCCACGACAACGACTTCAAGGAGGCGGGCGCGCAGATCCTGTCCACCGCCGAGCAGGTGTGGGAACAGGCCGATCTGCTGCTGAAGGTCAAGGAGCCGATCGCCGCCGAGTATCCGTTGTTGCGGGACGGCCAGACCCTCTTCACCTACCTCCACCTCGCGGCCAGCCGGCCGTGCACCGAGGCTCTGCTGGAGTCCCGGACGACCTCCATCGCCTACGAGACCGTCCGCGCGGCCGACGGCTCGCTGCCGTTGCTCGCACCGATGAGCGAGGTCGCCGGTCGACTCGCGCCGCAGGTCGGCGCCTACCACCTGATGCGGTCCGAGGGCGGCCGCGGCGTGCTGATGGGCGGTGTGCCAGGCACCGAGCCCGCGAACGTCGTCGTGATCGGCGGCGGCGTCAGCGGTGTCAACGCGGCGACCATCGCGGTCGGCATGGGCGCGCAGGTGACCGTGTTCGACGTCGACATCGCCAAGCTGCGAGCCGTCGACGCACGGTTCGCCGGACGTGTGCACACCCGATACAGCACCACGCTGGCCTTGGCCGAGGCGGTCCGCGAGGCCGACCTCGTCATCGGTGCCGTCCTGGTGCCCGGCGCCAAGGCCCCCGTCTTGGTTTCCAACAGCCTTGTCGCACAGATGAAGCCCGGTGCGGTGCTCGTGGACATCGCGATCGACCAGGGTGGCTGCTTCGAGGATTCCCGCGCGACCACCCACGACGATCCGACATTCACCGTGCACGACACCGTCTTCTACTGTGTGGCGAACATGCCCGGCACGGTTGCACGCACCTCGACACTGGCGCTGACCGGGGCCACCCTCCCTTACGTCCTGCGACTCGCCGACCAGGGCTGGGAGCAGGCATGCCGCGCCGACGCCACGCTGGCCGCCGGCCTGAGCACGCATGACGGCGCCCTGTTCACCCCGGAGGTCGGTGCCGCCCTGGACATCCCGGTCGCGGCATCGCGGTTCTGA